From one Bacteroides intestinalis DSM 17393 genomic stretch:
- a CDS encoding calcineurin-like phosphoesterase C-terminal domain-containing protein gives MKSIRFLSLLLLLNLFAAGGYAADQPVKKEIVVSGVVTDTQKQPVTGVVVTDGVNFTQTDDKGRYQLVSDPAQSKFVYLSVPADYKTNVENALPVGYYARIDAKKKKNRCDFSLVKREQPVQDFTFIAISDPQARNEEQLDRFASETVVDLEETLKQLSSQEVYGMVLGDIVWDVMPLYDSYKKVISDLDLTMYHVIGNHDFDQQYTALSLATNKEEYGELVFGEHFGPTDYSLNVGKVHIISMKDIDYKGKKKYTEQFTPEQLEWLKKDLSYVKPGTTVLLNLHAPTANSTGRGGANARNAEQLFEILKDYKTHIFVGHTHFYENRIVTPVIYEHNIGAACGAWWAGHVNRCGAPNGYLVVNVTGDDISWQYKATGRPFDYQFRVYKPGEFQSQPKYLVVNVWDYDPAWKLSYYEDGVEKPGVMEAFDDEDQDYITMKEGKATGYHTSHLFRVRPTDKAKSVKIVATNRFGQSFTQTVDLK, from the coding sequence ATGAAATCAATTCGTTTTTTATCCTTGCTGCTTTTGCTGAACTTATTTGCAGCAGGAGGGTATGCAGCAGACCAACCCGTTAAAAAAGAGATTGTCGTAAGTGGTGTGGTGACAGATACGCAGAAACAACCTGTTACAGGTGTTGTTGTGACAGATGGCGTTAATTTTACGCAGACTGATGATAAAGGGCGTTATCAGTTGGTATCTGATCCCGCACAGTCTAAATTCGTGTATCTTTCTGTTCCGGCGGACTACAAAACTAATGTAGAGAATGCATTGCCTGTTGGCTATTATGCCCGGATTGATGCAAAAAAGAAAAAGAATCGTTGTGATTTCAGCTTGGTGAAGAGAGAACAGCCGGTTCAGGATTTTACCTTTATAGCTATCTCTGATCCGCAGGCAAGAAATGAGGAACAGTTGGATCGCTTTGCTTCGGAAACTGTGGTTGATTTGGAGGAAACATTGAAGCAATTATCTTCGCAGGAAGTTTACGGAATGGTTCTGGGAGATATCGTCTGGGATGTTATGCCTTTGTATGATTCGTATAAGAAGGTTATCTCTGATTTGGACTTAACTATGTATCATGTGATTGGTAATCACGACTTTGATCAGCAATATACGGCACTGAGCCTCGCTACGAATAAGGAAGAATACGGGGAATTGGTATTTGGTGAGCATTTTGGACCGACGGATTATTCTCTTAATGTAGGGAAAGTGCATATTATTTCGATGAAAGACATAGATTATAAAGGTAAGAAGAAATATACGGAGCAGTTTACCCCTGAACAATTGGAATGGTTGAAAAAGGATCTGAGCTATGTGAAGCCGGGTACTACCGTACTGTTGAATCTTCATGCTCCTACGGCTAACAGTACGGGTAGAGGAGGAGCCAATGCTCGTAATGCCGAACAACTTTTTGAGATACTAAAAGATTATAAGACGCATATCTTTGTCGGTCATACTCATTTTTATGAAAACCGCATTGTGACTCCTGTTATCTATGAACATAATATTGGTGCAGCTTGTGGTGCCTGGTGGGCAGGACATGTAAATCGTTGCGGTGCTCCCAATGGTTATCTGGTGGTAAATGTGACCGGTGATGACATCTCCTGGCAGTATAAGGCTACCGGTCGTCCATTCGATTATCAGTTTCGTGTGTATAAGCCGGGTGAGTTTCAGAGCCAACCTAAGTATCTGGTGGTTAATGTCTGGGATTATGATCCGGCATGGAAGTTATCCTACTATGAAGACGGTGTTGAGAAACCGGGCGTAATGGAGGCTTTTGACGATGAGGATCAGGATTATATTACAATGAAAGAAGGAAAGGCTACAGGATATCATACATCACACTTATTCCGGGTACGTCCTACGGATAAGGCTAAATCAGTGAAGATCGTAGCAACAAATCGTTTCGGTCAGAGCTTTACTCAGACTGTAGATTTGAAATGA
- a CDS encoding 7-carboxy-7-deazaguanine synthase QueE, translated as MRKINEIFYSLQGEGYHTGTPAVFIRFSGCNLKCSFCDTRHEEGVLMSDDEIIAEVGKYPAVTVILTGGEPSLWVDEAFIDRLHQAGKYVCIETNGTNPLPPNIDWVTCSPKQGVKLGITRMDEVKVVYEGQDIGVYELLPAEYFFLQPCSCSNTAETVACVMQHPKWRLSLQTHKLIDIR; from the coding sequence ATGAGAAAGATTAATGAGATTTTTTATAGCTTGCAAGGTGAAGGCTATCACACCGGCACGCCTGCTGTCTTTATCCGCTTTTCCGGTTGCAATCTGAAATGCTCTTTTTGCGATACACGGCATGAAGAAGGTGTGCTGATGTCCGATGATGAAATTATTGCCGAAGTAGGAAAGTATCCGGCTGTTACGGTTATCTTGACGGGGGGAGAACCTTCTCTTTGGGTTGATGAGGCTTTTATCGACCGTTTGCACCAGGCGGGAAAGTATGTCTGTATCGAAACGAATGGAACGAATCCATTGCCCCCAAATATTGATTGGGTGACTTGTTCTCCCAAGCAAGGGGTGAAGTTGGGGATTACCCGTATGGATGAGGTGAAGGTCGTTTACGAAGGTCAAGATATTGGAGTCTACGAGTTGCTTCCTGCTGAATATTTCTTTCTGCAACCATGTTCATGTAGTAATACTGCGGAAACAGTGGCGTGCGTCATGCAACATCCTAAATGGCGGTTAAGTCTGCAAACACATAAACTGATTGACATTCGTTAA
- the queD gene encoding 6-carboxytetrahydropterin synthase QueD — MYTVIKRMEISAAHSLKLSYRSKCEDLHGHNWIITVYCRSRELNADGMVVDFSHIKETVKGKLDHRNLNEVLPFNPTAENIARWICEQIPTCFKVEVQESESNVATYEKE; from the coding sequence ATGTATACAGTTATCAAACGCATGGAAATATCAGCTGCCCATAGCCTGAAACTTTCCTATCGCAGCAAATGTGAGGATCTGCATGGTCACAATTGGATTATCACAGTCTACTGCCGTTCCCGGGAACTCAATGCCGATGGAATGGTAGTTGATTTCAGTCACATCAAAGAAACGGTGAAAGGAAAGTTAGATCATCGTAATTTGAATGAAGTTCTTCCATTCAATCCTACCGCAGAGAATATAGCCCGCTGGATATGTGAGCAGATACCTACTTGCTTCAAAGTCGAGGTGCAGGAATCTGAATCCAATGTAGCCACTTATGAGAAAGAATAA
- a CDS encoding phosphodiester glycosidase family protein gives MYLRKSVFTLLLILCNVFVVVAQTTADSLALVTAHWNVTSMGKGVLCREAEFVSLYGVPQHVTILEIKPERHRFDILIHSPKEETSNAARRSGAVVAINGSYFNIKQGTSICYLRKDGVVVDTTATGVLSTVSNGAVKIDKGKLDIIAWKKQDEKTCEQKEGSILVSGPLMLLDGKTCDLSACNRSFVQTKHPRSAVALMKDGTVFLIAVAGRFEGKAEGINIPELTHLLRVLGARKALNLDGGGSTTLWSASAPDNGIVNKLTDNKLYDNKGERKVANSLCVYE, from the coding sequence ATGTATTTGAGAAAATCCGTCTTCACGCTATTGCTGATACTGTGTAATGTATTTGTTGTGGTGGCACAGACCACTGCAGATTCTTTAGCACTTGTTACTGCTCATTGGAATGTAACTTCTATGGGAAAAGGTGTACTTTGTCGCGAAGCGGAGTTCGTTTCTTTGTATGGTGTTCCGCAGCATGTCACTATTCTTGAAATCAAACCGGAACGACATCGGTTTGACATTTTAATTCATTCTCCTAAAGAAGAAACCAGTAATGCTGCCCGTCGTTCCGGTGCAGTGGTGGCTATTAACGGTTCTTATTTCAATATCAAGCAAGGAACTTCTATCTGCTATTTGAGGAAAGACGGGGTGGTGGTGGATACTACTGCGACCGGTGTACTCAGTACTGTATCCAATGGTGCCGTGAAAATAGATAAAGGGAAACTGGACATCATAGCTTGGAAGAAACAGGATGAGAAAACTTGCGAACAGAAAGAAGGGAGTATTCTCGTTTCCGGCCCGTTGATGCTGCTGGATGGAAAAACTTGTGACTTGTCTGCTTGTAACCGGTCATTCGTTCAGACTAAACATCCACGGAGTGCCGTAGCTCTGATGAAGGATGGAACGGTATTTCTGATTGCGGTTGCGGGCCGTTTCGAAGGTAAGGCGGAAGGTATCAATATCCCTGAGTTGACACATCTTCTTCGTGTATTGGGTGCAAGGAAAGCTTTGAACCTGGATGGTGGTGGTTCTACTACACTCTGGAGTGCTTCTGCACCGGATAATGGAATTGTAAACAAGCTTACTGACAATAAACTTTATGATAATAAAGGGGAGCGTAAGGTTGCCAATTCACTTTGTGTTTATGAATAA
- a CDS encoding YbaN family protein — protein MKTLYIALGTLSLALGILGIFLPLLPTTPFLLLTAALYFKSSPRLYNWLLNHKHLGPYIRNFRENKAIPLRAKIISISLMWITMLYCVFFIIPYIWVKVILLIIAAGVTYHILSFKTLK, from the coding sequence ATGAAAACCCTTTATATAGCACTTGGTACACTCTCTTTGGCACTTGGTATCCTCGGCATTTTTCTGCCGTTGCTACCCACTACTCCATTTCTGCTACTCACGGCTGCACTCTACTTTAAAAGTTCGCCTCGCCTGTATAACTGGTTATTAAATCATAAGCATCTCGGCCCTTATATCCGCAACTTTCGTGAAAACAAAGCCATCCCTCTACGTGCAAAGATAATTTCCATCTCGCTGATGTGGATCACCATGCTCTACTGCGTGTTTTTTATCATACCGTATATATGGGTAAAAGTAATACTCCTGATTATTGCAGCAGGAGTAACCTATCATATCCTTTCATTTAAGACGCTGAAGTAG
- a CDS encoding 5'-methylthioadenosine/S-adenosylhomocysteine nucleosidase family protein → MKILVTYAVQGEFTELKFPGLIGEEEVHIGYIRTGVGKVKSAYYVSEVLNQAKPDLVINVGTAGSIDCQVGDILVCRHFIDRDMQKLADMGLEYEIDSSTLLAEKGYCMHWAGEGICNTGDTFLTELSDVKGDVVDMEAFAQAFACRAKNVPFIAVKYVTDIIGQNSVKHWEDKLADARKGLGEFFEQIGGAVK, encoded by the coding sequence ATGAAAATTTTAGTTACTTACGCCGTACAGGGTGAGTTTACGGAGTTAAAGTTTCCCGGATTGATAGGAGAGGAAGAAGTTCACATCGGCTATATTCGTACAGGAGTAGGCAAAGTGAAGTCAGCTTATTATGTTTCTGAAGTGCTCAATCAGGCCAAGCCGGACTTGGTGATCAACGTAGGTACGGCGGGAAGCATTGATTGCCAGGTAGGAGATATTCTGGTGTGCCGTCATTTTATAGATCGTGATATGCAGAAGTTAGCCGATATGGGCTTGGAATATGAGATTGATTCTTCTACTTTGCTGGCAGAGAAGGGATACTGTATGCATTGGGCAGGAGAAGGCATTTGTAATACAGGCGATACTTTTCTGACGGAACTTTCGGATGTGAAAGGCGATGTGGTCGATATGGAAGCTTTTGCGCAAGCCTTTGCTTGCCGTGCCAAGAACGTGCCTTTTATTGCTGTGAAGTATGTGACGGATATCATAGGACAGAACTCCGTGAAGCATTGGGAGGATAAACTAGCTGATGCACGTAAGGGGTTGGGGGAATTCTTTGAACAGATAGGTGGAGCGGTTAAATAA
- a CDS encoding RNA polymerase sigma factor, whose protein sequence is MEFEDIYRRYWNKIFRLCMGYVNDYSLAQDMAQETFIKVWQYLPTFRNEANIDTWIFRIATNNCLRQLERKKQILSTQFPADLFEDEKTDIEPQIQLLYKFIAELSEIDRIIISLELEDVRQADIAQIIGLSESNVRVRIHRIKAQLTRKFKEYGE, encoded by the coding sequence GTGGAATTTGAAGATATATATAGGAGGTACTGGAATAAAATATTCCGCTTATGCATGGGGTATGTAAATGACTACAGCTTAGCTCAGGACATGGCTCAGGAAACTTTTATTAAAGTCTGGCAATATCTGCCCACCTTCAGGAATGAAGCCAATATTGATACTTGGATATTTCGTATTGCAACCAATAACTGCCTGCGTCAACTGGAACGGAAGAAGCAAATCTTATCTACGCAGTTTCCTGCCGATTTATTTGAAGATGAAAAGACGGATATTGAGCCGCAGATTCAGTTACTATACAAGTTTATTGCAGAGCTTTCGGAGATAGACCGCATTATCATTTCGCTGGAGCTGGAAGATGTCAGGCAAGCGGATATAGCGCAAATCATTGGATTGTCGGAGAGTAATGTCCGTGTAAGAATTCATCGTATAAAAGCCCAGTTAACAAGAAAATTCAAAGAATATGGAGAGTAA
- a CDS encoding alpha/beta fold hydrolase, translated as MAMKRLLLTLMLLGTSLLIFAQDYPFSVVKSGTGKQAVIFIPGFACSGDVWAETVSVLKDSYTCYVLTMAGFSGVAPEECPSFERWKMQIAKFIKEERIEKPILMGHSMGGGLTLAIAAEFPELTGKIVIVDALPCLMALTVPDFKSAPDNDCTDLIDRITAMDEEQFVQMQRMSAATLTTDSLRFAEIVNWGLASDRKTYAKLFCDFSNTDLRECIKNIVVPSLVLLEPYFKHIDTVIKNQYKNLSVAQIRYADKGLHFVMFDDREWFIHQICEFIKER; from the coding sequence ATGGCGATGAAAAGATTACTTTTGACCCTGATGTTATTGGGAACTTCTCTTTTGATTTTTGCACAGGATTATCCTTTTTCGGTAGTAAAATCGGGAACAGGAAAACAAGCGGTTATATTTATACCCGGTTTTGCATGCTCGGGTGATGTCTGGGCAGAAACAGTCAGCGTACTGAAAGACAGCTATACCTGCTATGTGCTGACGATGGCGGGCTTCTCGGGCGTTGCACCTGAAGAGTGTCCATCATTCGAAAGATGGAAAATGCAGATTGCAAAGTTTATCAAAGAGGAGCGGATAGAGAAACCTATTCTTATGGGGCATAGTATGGGAGGTGGTTTGACACTTGCAATTGCGGCTGAATTCCCGGAGCTTACAGGAAAGATTGTGATTGTAGATGCCTTGCCTTGTCTGATGGCTTTGACAGTTCCTGATTTTAAATCTGCTCCTGATAATGACTGCACTGATCTGATTGACAGGATTACAGCTATGGATGAGGAGCAATTTGTGCAAATGCAAAGAATGAGTGCGGCAACGCTTACCACTGATTCATTGAGATTTGCCGAAATAGTAAACTGGGGATTGGCATCTGACAGAAAGACGTATGCTAAACTATTCTGTGATTTCTCGAATACAGATTTAAGGGAATGTATAAAGAATATAGTTGTTCCTTCTCTCGTACTTTTGGAGCCTTATTTCAAACATATAGATACGGTCATTAAGAATCAATATAAGAATTTGTCAGTAGCACAAATCAGGTATGCAGATAAAGGCTTGCATTTTGTGATGTTTGATGATAGGGAATGGTTCATTCATCAAATTTGTGAATTTATAAAAGAGCGTTAA
- a CDS encoding winged helix-turn-helix domain-containing protein, giving the protein MFKELNPLLHSELRLAVMSLLIGVEEADFVFIRQQTGATAGNLSVQIDKLNKAGYVEVTKTFKGKMPCTLCKITPQGVDAFEEYVEALKTYIIK; this is encoded by the coding sequence ATGTTTAAAGAACTGAACCCTTTGCTCCACTCTGAGCTGCGTTTAGCGGTGATGTCGTTGCTTATTGGCGTCGAAGAGGCAGACTTTGTCTTTATCCGCCAACAAACAGGGGCAACGGCCGGTAACCTCAGCGTGCAGATTGACAAGCTCAATAAAGCAGGCTATGTGGAGGTGACAAAGACGTTCAAAGGAAAAATGCCTTGTACTCTCTGCAAAATTACACCGCAGGGGGTGGACGCCTTTGAGGAATATGTGGAGGCACTGAAAACGTATATTATAAAATAA
- a CDS encoding DUF2141 domain-containing protein, producing MKTIGFKWVALFVVSVCAVSVSAQSDLTVKVKNIRSAKGKVMIAADKGQYAMVDATGDTVTLVLKEVPEGKCKLYVYHDENGNYQLDREDGIPAENCAIVDLDMTAEAKTIDVELKDVKALQDKAKK from the coding sequence ATGAAAACGATTGGTTTTAAGTGGGTTGCATTGTTTGTTGTAAGCGTATGTGCTGTCTCGGTATCAGCACAGAGTGACTTGACAGTGAAAGTGAAGAACATTCGTTCTGCAAAAGGAAAGGTGATGATTGCTGCCGATAAAGGGCAATATGCAATGGTGGATGCTACGGGGGATACGGTAACACTTGTATTAAAAGAAGTGCCCGAAGGAAAATGTAAATTGTATGTCTATCACGATGAAAACGGTAATTATCAACTGGACCGGGAAGACGGGATACCAGCAGAGAATTGCGCGATTGTAGATTTGGACATGACGGCTGAAGCAAAAACGATTGATGTAGAGTTGAAAGATGTAAAGGCCTTACAGGACAAAGCAAAAAAATAA
- a CDS encoding cell division protein ZapA produces the protein MNDKIKINLQMAGSTYPLTILREEEEMVREAAKQVDIRLNAYREHYQNVTPEKIIAMVAYQFALENLKMKKRNDTRPYADKIEELTEVLETYFKGL, from the coding sequence ATGAACGATAAGATAAAGATAAACCTACAGATGGCAGGCTCCACCTATCCCCTCACCATATTGCGTGAAGAGGAAGAAATGGTGAGAGAAGCAGCCAAACAGGTGGATATACGGCTCAATGCGTATCGAGAACATTACCAGAATGTGACTCCTGAGAAGATTATAGCCATGGTGGCCTATCAATTTGCCTTGGAGAACCTGAAAATGAAAAAACGAAACGACACTCGTCCGTATGCCGACAAGATAGAAGAACTGACAGAGGTGTTGGAAACATACTTCAAAGGACTGTAA
- the rny gene encoding ribonuclease Y, translating into MTVTILVSIACFIIGGFLSYMFFKHGLKSKYDNILKEAEAEAEVIKKNKLLEVKEKFLNKKADLEKEVAIRNQKIQQAENKLKQRELVLNQRQEEIQRKKSEAEAVKENLEAQLVIIDKKKDELDKLQQQEIEKLETISGLSAEEAKERMIESLKEEAKTQAQSFINDIMDDAKLTASKEAKRIVIQSIQRVATETAIENSVTVFHIESDEIKGRIIGREGRNIRALEAATGVEIVVDDTPEAIVLSAFDPVRREIARLALHQLVTDGRIHPARIEEVVSKVRKQVEEEIIETGKRTTIDLGIHGLHPELIRIIGKMKYRSSYGQNLLQHARETANLCAVMASELGLNPKKAKRAGLLHDIGKVPDEEPELPHALYGMKLAEKFKEKPDICNAIGAHHDEVEMTSLLAPIVQVCDAISGARPGARREIVEAYIKRLNDLEQLAMAYPGVTKTYAIQAGRELRVIVGADKIDDKQTENLSGEIAKKIQDEMTYPGQVKITVIRETRAVSYAK; encoded by the coding sequence ATGACAGTAACAATACTAGTATCCATTGCCTGTTTCATTATCGGTGGATTTCTGTCGTACATGTTCTTCAAGCATGGTTTGAAGTCCAAATATGACAACATTCTGAAAGAAGCCGAGGCTGAAGCGGAAGTGATTAAAAAGAATAAGTTGCTTGAAGTAAAGGAGAAGTTCCTGAACAAAAAAGCAGACTTGGAGAAAGAAGTGGCGATCCGCAACCAGAAAATTCAGCAAGCGGAGAACAAGTTGAAACAACGTGAGTTGGTGCTGAACCAACGCCAGGAAGAGATACAGCGTAAGAAGTCGGAAGCCGAAGCGGTGAAAGAAAACCTGGAAGCCCAGTTGGTTATTATCGACAAGAAGAAAGACGAACTGGATAAACTGCAACAGCAGGAAATTGAGAAACTGGAAACCATTTCCGGACTCTCGGCCGAAGAAGCTAAAGAACGCATGATCGAATCTTTGAAAGAAGAGGCCAAAACACAGGCACAGTCTTTCATCAACGACATCATGGACGATGCCAAACTGACGGCAAGTAAGGAAGCAAAACGTATTGTGATACAATCTATCCAGCGTGTAGCTACGGAAACTGCCATCGAAAACTCAGTGACCGTGTTCCACATTGAATCGGATGAAATCAAGGGACGTATTATCGGTCGCGAAGGCCGTAATATCCGTGCGCTTGAAGCAGCAACGGGTGTGGAAATCGTAGTAGACGATACACCGGAAGCTATCGTATTATCGGCTTTCGACCCTGTACGTCGTGAAATTGCCCGCCTGGCACTGCATCAGTTGGTGACTGACGGACGTATCCACCCGGCACGTATCGAAGAAGTTGTATCTAAGGTACGCAAGCAAGTGGAAGAAGAAATCATCGAAACCGGTAAACGTACTACGATTGACCTCGGTATCCATGGTTTGCATCCTGAACTGATCCGTATTATCGGTAAGATGAAATATCGTTCTTCTTATGGTCAGAACCTGTTGCAGCATGCCCGCGAAACAGCCAACCTCTGCGCTGTGATGGCATCGGAACTGGGTCTGAACCCCAAGAAAGCAAAACGTGCCGGATTGCTGCATGATATCGGTAAAGTGCCCGATGAAGAACCGGAATTGCCGCATGCACTCTATGGTATGAAGCTGGCTGAGAAATTCAAAGAAAAACCGGATATCTGCAACGCTATCGGTGCCCACCACGATGAAGTGGAGATGACGAGCCTTCTGGCACCCATCGTACAGGTATGTGATGCTATCTCAGGTGCCCGTCCGGGAGCACGCCGCGAAATTGTTGAAGCTTACATCAAGCGACTGAACGATCTGGAACAGTTGGCAATGGCCTATCCGGGTGTGACGAAGACGTATGCTATCCAGGCAGGTCGTGAGTTGCGCGTAATCGTTGGTGCCGATAAGATTGACGACAAGCAGACTGAAAACCTTTCCGGTGAAATCGCGAAGAAGATACAAGATGAGATGACGTATCCGGGACAAGTGAAGATCACGGTAATCCGTGAGACACGCGCAGTAAGTTATGCGAAATAA
- a CDS encoding copper homeostasis protein CutC translates to MEPYQFEVCANSVESCLAAQAGGANRVELCAGIPEGGTTPSYGDIVIAREALTKTLLHVIIRPRGGDFLYSPIEQRIMLKDIDNARQLGADGVVFGCLTAKGDVDLSLMRQLIEVSQGMSVTFHRAFDVCRNPQEALEQIIELGCNRILTSGAQATAEQGIPLLKKLQQQADGRIILLAGCGVNENNIAHIATETGIREFHFSARETIESKMLHRNGTVSMGGTVNIEEYQRPITTVERVKETIKALTGLKQEEAYK, encoded by the coding sequence ATGGAGCCATATCAATTTGAAGTTTGTGCCAACTCCGTAGAGAGTTGCCTTGCCGCACAGGCAGGGGGAGCAAACCGGGTGGAGCTATGTGCCGGAATACCGGAAGGAGGTACTACCCCATCTTACGGAGATATCGTCATTGCCCGGGAAGCCTTAACAAAGACTCTTTTGCACGTCATCATCCGTCCCCGTGGCGGAGATTTTCTGTACTCCCCCATCGAGCAACGCATTATGCTGAAGGATATCGACAACGCCCGTCAATTGGGAGCAGACGGAGTTGTATTCGGTTGTCTTACCGCTAAAGGAGATGTAGACCTGTCCTTAATGAGGCAGCTGATCGAAGTATCACAAGGCATGTCCGTTACGTTCCATCGTGCTTTCGACGTATGCCGCAATCCGCAGGAAGCGCTGGAGCAAATCATAGAGTTAGGTTGTAACCGTATTCTTACTTCCGGTGCACAGGCCACGGCCGAACAGGGCATCCCTTTATTAAAGAAATTGCAGCAGCAGGCAGACGGGCGTATTATCCTACTGGCAGGTTGCGGAGTAAATGAAAATAATATCGCTCACATCGCCACGGAAACCGGTATCCGGGAGTTCCACTTCTCAGCAAGAGAGACTATCGAAAGCAAGATGCTGCATAGGAACGGAACTGTTTCGATGGGGGGTACTGTGAACATAGAAGAATATCAACGCCCTATCACTACTGTAGAACGTGTGAAAGAAACGATAAAGGCATTGACCGGTCTGAAACAGGAAGAGGCTTATAAATAA